CAACGAAGACATCGTCGAGACCGCTCTCGACGCGGGAGTTTCGAACCTCGTCCGGCCCTGGCCGGGCGAGCGCGCCGAGCGCGACCTCACCGAGGCCGTCGAGCAGATCGTCACCCGGCGGCGGATCTTTACGACTGTAGACGCCGTCACGCAGGGCAACCTCGACGTCCGCGTCGACGCCTCGGATCTGGAAGGGGACTTCCGGGAGATCGCGATGGGGATCAACCGGATGATCGACTCCATCCAGGCAGACGTCAACCGCCGCGAGGACGTCGCACACGATCTGGAAGGGTCGATCCAGGAGCTTCGCTCGCGATCTGAACAGGTGGCCGACAGCTCCGCGGAGATCACCGACGCGACCGAGGACATGACCACGCGGATCGAACAGGCCAACGACGAGGTCTCGACGCTGTCGGCGACCGTCGAAGAGATCGCCTCGACCTCCGACGAGGTCGCGAAGACCAGCGAACAGGCCGTCGACGCCGCCGACACCGGCCAGGAGTCCGCCGAGAGCGCCATGGACGCCATGGAGAACATCGACGAAGCCGCCACCGAAGTCGCGGAAGACGTCCGCAGCCTCCAGCAGCGCGTCGACGAGATCGACGAGATCGTCGAGTTGATCAACGACATCGCCGACCAGACCAACATCCTCGCGCTGAACGCCAACATCGAGGCCGCACGCGCCGGCGAGGCCGGCTCCGGGTTCGCCGTCGTCGCCAACGAGGTCAAGAACCTCGCGATGGAGGCCCAGGACCACGCCGAGACGATCGAGCGGATGCTCGACGGCGTCCAAGAAGACACCGAGACCACCGTCGAGAGCCTCGAAGAGGCGACCGACGAGATCGAGACGGGCGTCGAAGAGGTCGAGTCGACGATGGACGCCCTCGACGAGATCGCCGAGACCATCAGGGACGCGACCACCGGGATCGAAGAGGTCGCGAGCGCGACCGACGACCAGGCGGCTTCGGCCGCGGAGGTCGCCTCGATGATGGACGACATCGCCGAGATGGCCGACGAGACGGCCGACGAGATCCGCGAGATCGCCGACGCAAACGGCGAACAGGTCCAGGAGATCGGCCAGATCGAACAGTCCATGCGACGGCTCGTCGAGGACGAGCAGGCGGAGAGCGAAGCCCGCGTCAGTGCGGGAACGACGGATTAGGCGGCAGGTGGGGGTGGGTCACGGGCCAGTGACGGCAGCTTTTTGCTCGCGGACGGAGCACGTCTGAGTATGGGAGACGACGCTGACGCGATCACGTTCGGGACCGACGGCTGGCGGGCGACACTGGACGTCTTCACCGAACCGCGGGTCCGGATGGTGGGACAGGCCGTCGCGACGTACCTCGAAGAGACGGGTCAGGACGCGCCCGTCGCCGTCGGCTACGACGCACGCGAAACCTCGCGCGGCTTCGCCGAGGAACTCGCGCGAACGCTGGCGGGAAATGGCTTCGATGTCCTGTTGAGCGCCGAGGACTGCCCGACGCCCGTGGTAGGCTGGACCGTCCGCGATCGGGACCTCGCGGGCGCGCTGATGGTCACGGCCAGTCACAACCCACCGGAGTACAACGGCGTGAAGTTCGTGCCTGACGAGGGCGCACCCGCCCTGCCCGAGGACACCGATCGGTTGGAAGACCTGCTGGCCGAACCCGATCCCGTCGACGAATCGGAGTACGGCACGATCACCGAGGAGGATCTGGTCGAACCCTATCTCGAACACGCTCTCGAGTACGTCGATACCGACCTCTCGGGGCTCACAGTCGCCTACGACGCCATGCACGGCAG
The Halapricum salinum genome window above contains:
- a CDS encoding methyl-accepting chemotaxis protein → MAASTGRVLVVCRPDNEREVLETIEPATGTVPVETVSSIPEAESALETGQVTCIVSFIEVRDERGNEWISGIKFYERVADREENVPFVLISETGNEDIVETALDAGVSNLVRPWPGERAERDLTEAVEQIVTRRRIFTTVDAVTQGNLDVRVDASDLEGDFREIAMGINRMIDSIQADVNRREDVAHDLEGSIQELRSRSEQVADSSAEITDATEDMTTRIEQANDEVSTLSATVEEIASTSDEVAKTSEQAVDAADTGQESAESAMDAMENIDEAATEVAEDVRSLQQRVDEIDEIVELINDIADQTNILALNANIEAARAGEAGSGFAVVANEVKNLAMEAQDHAETIERMLDGVQEDTETTVESLEEATDEIETGVEEVESTMDALDEIAETIRDATTGIEEVASATDDQAASAAEVASMMDDIAEMADETADEIREIADANGEQVQEIGQIEQSMRRLVEDEQAESEARVSAGTTD